CTGCCCTTCCTGGTGTTCGTGGCCCTCGTGCTGCACCTGTCCCTGTTCCTGGCCGTGCGGGTGGGCGACGCCCACCCGCGGGTCCTGCTCCTCATGGCGGTGGGCGCCGGCTTCCTCGCCGGCGCCGAGCGGGGGGCGGTGATCGGGTTCGGGCTCGGGGTGCTGGCCGACCTGTTCGTGCAGACGCCCTTCGGCCTGTCGGCGCTCACCTACGCCCTCGTGGCGTTCGCCGTGGGCGGCTTCCAGTCGGGGATCATCCGGGCCGCCTGGTGGATCCCGGCGGTGACCGCCATGGTCGCCAGCTTCGCCGGCGTGCTGGGCTACGCCCTCTTCGGTTCGCTGATCGGCCAGCCCTACGCCATCTCCGTGCACCTCGTCGCCGTGGCCGCCGGCGTCGGGCTGATGAACGCCGTCCTGGCACCGCTCGTCGTGCCGGCCATGTCGTGGGCGCTCCCCTCCGGGGCCGACCGGGCGTTCGCCCGATGAGCACCGACAGCGCCCGCCTGCGCCTCTCGGTCGTCGGC
The window above is part of the Acidimicrobiales bacterium genome. Proteins encoded here:
- the mreD gene encoding rod shape-determining protein MreD: MTRVRLPFLVFVALVLHLSLFLAVRVGDAHPRVLLLMAVGAGFLAGAERGAVIGFGLGVLADLFVQTPFGLSALTYALVAFAVGGFQSGIIRAAWWIPAVTAMVASFAGVLGYALFGSLIGQPYAISVHLVAVAAGVGLMNAVLAPLVVPAMSWALPSGADRAFAR